The Kogia breviceps isolate mKogBre1 chromosome 4, mKogBre1 haplotype 1, whole genome shotgun sequence genome window below encodes:
- the LOC131755055 gene encoding protocadherin alpha-C2 isoform X1, giving the protein MELAGTRPGPTEHPRLRTPMSWLLLLFLLLLLLPGPAASQLRYSVPEEQTPGALVGNVARALGLELRRLGPGCLRINHLGAPSPRYLELDLTSGALFVNERIDREALCEQRPRCLLSLEVLAHSPVAVSAVEVEVLDINDNSPRFPRPDYQLQVSESVAPGARFHIESAQDPDVGTNSVQTYELSPSEHFELDLKPLQENSKVLELVLRKGLDREQAVLHHLVLTAVDGGSPARSGTAQISVLVLDTNDNSPAFDQSTYRVQLREDAPPGTLVVKLNASDPDEGSNGELTYSLSSYTSDRERQLFSIDASTGEVRVSGELDYEEASSYQIYVQATDRGPVPMVGHCKVLVDIVDVNDNAPEVVLTDLYSPVPEDAALNTVVALLSVNDQDSGPNRKVSLGLEATLPFRLNGFGNSYTLVVSGPLDREQVAAYNITVTATDGGVPQLTSQRTLQVEISDINDNPPSFLKDSYSIYIEENNLPGVLLCTVQATDPDEKENSEVTYSLLEREIQGLPVTSYVSINSASGSLYAVNSFDYEKFREFFVTVEARDKGSPPLSSTVATNVYVVDVNDHAPHILYPTSTNSSAAIEMVPRTAPAGYLVTKVIAMDSDSGQNAWLFYHLAQISDLDLFKVELHTGEIRTTRKMGDESGTTFNLTVVVRDNGEPSLSASVAITVAVVDRVSKILPDTQRHVRSPRTHSEITLYLIIALSTVSFIFLLTIIVLSIIKCYRYTAYGTACCGGFCGVRERCPAELYKQANNNIDARIPHGLKVQPHFIEVRGNGSLTKTYCYKACLTAGSGSDTFMFYNTGAQTGLGPGGAQAAAGDSRHLTGQSGQSAGNLIILKNEAVSQNEPRHPNPDWRYSASLRAGMHSSVHLEEAGILRAGPGGPDQQWPTVSSATPEPEAGEVSPPVGAGVNSNSWTFKYGPGNPKQSGPGELPDKFIIPGSPAIISIRQEPTNSQIDKSDFITFGKKEETKKKKKKKKGNKTQEKKEKGNSTTDNSDQ; this is encoded by the exons ATGGAGCTGGCGGGCACCAGACCCGGGCCGACAGAGCATCCCCGGCTCCGGACGCCCATGTcctggctgctgctgcttttcctgctgctactgctgctgccGGGCCCAGCGGCCTCCCAGCTGCGATACTCGGTGCCGGAGGAGCAGACACCTGGCGCGCTTGTGGGCAACGTGGCTCGCGCACTGGGGCTGGAGCTGCGGCGCTTGGGGCCGGGCTGCCTGCGTATCAACCACCTGGGTGCGCCCAGCCCGCGCTACCTGGAGCTGGACCTGACCAGTGGAGCTCTCTTCGTCAACGAGCGCATTGACCGGGAGGCGCTGTGTGAGCAGCGGCCTCGCTGCCTGCTCAGCCTGGAAGTGCTGGCGCACAGCCCCGTGGCGGTGAGTGCCGTGGAGGTGGAGGTACTGGACATAAACGACAACTCGCCGCGCTTCCCGCGGCCCGACTACCAGCTTCAGGTAAGCGAATCGGTGGCACCTGGAGCGCGCTTTCACATAGAGAGCGCGCAGGACCCCGACGTGGGCACCAACTCGGTGCAGACCTATGAGCTCAGCCCCAGCGAGCACTTCGAGCTGGACCTGAAACCCCTGCAGGAGAACAGTAAGGTGCTGGAGCTGGTGCTGCGTAAGGGCCTAGACCGCGAGCAGGCAGTCTTGCACCACCTGGTTCTCACAGCTGTGGACGGGGGCAGCCCAGCCCGCTCGGGCACCGCGCAGATCTCTGTGCTTGTCCTGGACACTAATGACAATTCTCCCGCCTTCGATCAGTCCACTTACCGCGTCCAGCTTCGGGAGGACGCGCCCCCAGGCACATTGGTGGTGAAGCTGAATGCCTCAGACCCGGATGAGGGCTCCAATGGCGAGCTCACATACTCCTTGAGCAGCTACACGTCGGACCGGGAGAGGCAGCTCTTCAGCATCGACGCCAGCACGGGGGAAGTGCGGGTAAGTGGAGAGCTGGATTATGAGGAGGCCTCTTCCTACCAGATATATGTGCAGGCAACAGACCGGGGTCCAGTGCCCATGGTGGGTCACTGCAAGGTGCTGGTGGACATCGTGGACGTGAATGATAACGCACCAGAGGTGGTGCTCACGGACCTGTACAGCCCAGTGCCTGAAGATGCTGCCCTCAACACCGTTGTGGCCCTTCTCAGTGTCAATGACCAAGATTCAGGTCCCAACCGGAAAGTGAGCCTGGGCCTGGAGGCCACACTGCCTTTCCGACTGAATGGCTTTGGAAACTCCTACACACTGGTGGTGAGTGGCCCCCTGGACAGGGAGCAGGTGGCTGCCTACAACATCACAGTGACAGCCACTGATGGGGGAGTACCACAGCTCACATCCCAGCGGACACTGCAGGTTGAGATCTCTGACATCAATGACAATCCACCCAGCTTCCTGAAGGACTCCTACTCCATTTACATCGAGGAGAACAATTTGCCAGGGGTGTTGCTCTGCACTGTGCAAGCCACAGACCCAGATGAAAAGGAGAATTCGGAGGTGACCTACTCCCTCCTGGAGAGGGAGATTCAAGGGCTGCCAGTCACCTCCTATGTCTCCATTAACAGTGCCAGTGGCAGCCTTTATGCTGTCAACTCCTTTGATTATGAGAAGTTTCGGGAGTTCTTTGTGACTGTGGAGGCCCGGGACAAGGGGAGCCCACCACTGAGCAGCACCGTGGCCACCAACGTGTATGTAGTGGATGTGAATGACCATGCCCCTCACATCCTATACCCTACCTCAACCAATTCGTCAGCAGCCATTGAAATGGTGCCTCGAACTGCCCCTGCTGGCTACCTGGTCACTAAAGTCATAGCCATGGACTCAGATTCTGGGCAGAATGCTTGGCTCTTTTACCATCTGGCCCAGATTTCTGACCTGGACCTCTTTAAAGTAGAGCTACATACAGGAGAAATTAGGACTACCAGGAAGATGGGAGATGAGAGTGGAACCACTTTCAACCTGACCGTGGTGGTCCGAGACAATGGAGAGCCTTCGCTGTCCGCGTCTGTGGCCATTACAGTAGCTGTAGTGGATAGGGTTTCCAAAATCCTCCCTGACACTCAGAGACATGTGAGAAGTCCTCGGACACACTCTGAAATTACACTTTATCTAATAATAGCATTAAGCACAgtgtcttttatatttcttttgacaATCATTGTTTTGAGCATCATCAAGTGCTACCGCTACACCGCTTATGGCACTGCGTGCTGTGGAGGCTTCTGTGGAGTGCGGGAGAGGTGCCCTGCAGAACTCTACAAACAGGCCAACAACAATATTGATGCCAGGATACCGCACGGCCTCAAAGTGCAGCCTCACTTCATTGAAGTGCGAGGGAACGGCTCCCTCACCAAGACCTACTGCTACAAGGCCTGTCTGACAGCAGGCTCAGGGAGTGACACTTTCATGTTTTACAACACAGGGGCGCAGACAGGACTGGGACCTGGGGGAGCCCAAGCAGCAGCAGGTGACAGCAGGCATCTCACAGGCCAAAGTGGGCAGAGTGCTGGGAACCTGATTATTCTAAAAAACGAAGCTGTTTCTCAAAATGAG CCCCGACATCCCAACCCTGACTGGCGTTACTCTGCCTCCCTGAGAGCAGGAATGCACAG CTCTGTGCACCTGGAAGAGGCTGGCATTCTACGAGCTGGTCCAGGAGGGCCTGATCAGCAGTGGCCAACAGTATCCAGTGCGACACCAG AACCAGAGGCAGGAGAGGTGTCCCCTCCAGTCGGTGCTGGTGTCAACAGCAACAGCTGGACCTTTAAATACGGACCAGGCAACCCCAAACAATCTGGTCCCGGTGAGTTGCCAGACAAATTCATTATCCCAGGATCTCCTGCAATCATCTCCATCCGGCAGGAGCCTACTAACAGCCAAATTGACAAAAGTGACTTCATAACCTTCGGCAAAAAGGAGGagaccaagaaaaagaagaaaaagaagaagggtaACAAGAcccaggagaaaaaagagaaagggaacagCACGACTGACAACAGTGACCAGTGA
- the LOC131755055 gene encoding protocadherin alpha-C2 isoform X5: MELAGTRPGPTEHPRLRTPMSWLLLLFLLLLLLPGPAASQLRYSVPEEQTPGALVGNVARALGLELRRLGPGCLRINHLGAPSPRYLELDLTSGALFVNERIDREALCEQRPRCLLSLEVLAHSPVAVSAVEVEVLDINDNSPRFPRPDYQLQVSESVAPGARFHIESAQDPDVGTNSVQTYELSPSEHFELDLKPLQENSKVLELVLRKGLDREQAVLHHLVLTAVDGGSPARSGTAQISVLVLDTNDNSPAFDQSTYRVQLREDAPPGTLVVKLNASDPDEGSNGELTYSLSSYTSDRERQLFSIDASTGEVRVSGELDYEEASSYQIYVQATDRGPVPMVGHCKVLVDIVDVNDNAPEVVLTDLYSPVPEDAALNTVVALLSVNDQDSGPNRKVSLGLEATLPFRLNGFGNSYTLVVSGPLDREQVAAYNITVTATDGGVPQLTSQRTLQVEISDINDNPPSFLKDSYSIYIEENNLPGVLLCTVQATDPDEKENSEVTYSLLEREIQGLPVTSYVSINSASGSLYAVNSFDYEKFREFFVTVEARDKGSPPLSSTVATNVYVVDVNDHAPHILYPTSTNSSAAIEMVPRTAPAGYLVTKVIAMDSDSGQNAWLFYHLAQISDLDLFKVELHTGEIRTTRKMGDESGTTFNLTVVVRDNGEPSLSASVAITVAVVDRVSKILPDTQRHVRSPRTHSEITLYLIIALSTVSFIFLLTIIVLSIIKCYRYTAYGTACCGGFCGVRERCPAELYKQANNNIDARIPHGLKVQPHFIEVRGNGSLTKTYCYKACLTAGSGSDTFMFYNTGAQTGLGPGGAQAAAGDSRHLTGQSGQSAGNLIILKNEAVSQNEPRHPNPDWRYSASLRAGMHSSVHLEEAGILRAGPGGPDQQWPTVSSATPEPEAGEVSPPVGAGVNSNSWTFKYGPGNPKQSGPEPKKQTQVSFLLRHKGEASQPRQ, translated from the exons ATGGAGCTGGCGGGCACCAGACCCGGGCCGACAGAGCATCCCCGGCTCCGGACGCCCATGTcctggctgctgctgcttttcctgctgctactgctgctgccGGGCCCAGCGGCCTCCCAGCTGCGATACTCGGTGCCGGAGGAGCAGACACCTGGCGCGCTTGTGGGCAACGTGGCTCGCGCACTGGGGCTGGAGCTGCGGCGCTTGGGGCCGGGCTGCCTGCGTATCAACCACCTGGGTGCGCCCAGCCCGCGCTACCTGGAGCTGGACCTGACCAGTGGAGCTCTCTTCGTCAACGAGCGCATTGACCGGGAGGCGCTGTGTGAGCAGCGGCCTCGCTGCCTGCTCAGCCTGGAAGTGCTGGCGCACAGCCCCGTGGCGGTGAGTGCCGTGGAGGTGGAGGTACTGGACATAAACGACAACTCGCCGCGCTTCCCGCGGCCCGACTACCAGCTTCAGGTAAGCGAATCGGTGGCACCTGGAGCGCGCTTTCACATAGAGAGCGCGCAGGACCCCGACGTGGGCACCAACTCGGTGCAGACCTATGAGCTCAGCCCCAGCGAGCACTTCGAGCTGGACCTGAAACCCCTGCAGGAGAACAGTAAGGTGCTGGAGCTGGTGCTGCGTAAGGGCCTAGACCGCGAGCAGGCAGTCTTGCACCACCTGGTTCTCACAGCTGTGGACGGGGGCAGCCCAGCCCGCTCGGGCACCGCGCAGATCTCTGTGCTTGTCCTGGACACTAATGACAATTCTCCCGCCTTCGATCAGTCCACTTACCGCGTCCAGCTTCGGGAGGACGCGCCCCCAGGCACATTGGTGGTGAAGCTGAATGCCTCAGACCCGGATGAGGGCTCCAATGGCGAGCTCACATACTCCTTGAGCAGCTACACGTCGGACCGGGAGAGGCAGCTCTTCAGCATCGACGCCAGCACGGGGGAAGTGCGGGTAAGTGGAGAGCTGGATTATGAGGAGGCCTCTTCCTACCAGATATATGTGCAGGCAACAGACCGGGGTCCAGTGCCCATGGTGGGTCACTGCAAGGTGCTGGTGGACATCGTGGACGTGAATGATAACGCACCAGAGGTGGTGCTCACGGACCTGTACAGCCCAGTGCCTGAAGATGCTGCCCTCAACACCGTTGTGGCCCTTCTCAGTGTCAATGACCAAGATTCAGGTCCCAACCGGAAAGTGAGCCTGGGCCTGGAGGCCACACTGCCTTTCCGACTGAATGGCTTTGGAAACTCCTACACACTGGTGGTGAGTGGCCCCCTGGACAGGGAGCAGGTGGCTGCCTACAACATCACAGTGACAGCCACTGATGGGGGAGTACCACAGCTCACATCCCAGCGGACACTGCAGGTTGAGATCTCTGACATCAATGACAATCCACCCAGCTTCCTGAAGGACTCCTACTCCATTTACATCGAGGAGAACAATTTGCCAGGGGTGTTGCTCTGCACTGTGCAAGCCACAGACCCAGATGAAAAGGAGAATTCGGAGGTGACCTACTCCCTCCTGGAGAGGGAGATTCAAGGGCTGCCAGTCACCTCCTATGTCTCCATTAACAGTGCCAGTGGCAGCCTTTATGCTGTCAACTCCTTTGATTATGAGAAGTTTCGGGAGTTCTTTGTGACTGTGGAGGCCCGGGACAAGGGGAGCCCACCACTGAGCAGCACCGTGGCCACCAACGTGTATGTAGTGGATGTGAATGACCATGCCCCTCACATCCTATACCCTACCTCAACCAATTCGTCAGCAGCCATTGAAATGGTGCCTCGAACTGCCCCTGCTGGCTACCTGGTCACTAAAGTCATAGCCATGGACTCAGATTCTGGGCAGAATGCTTGGCTCTTTTACCATCTGGCCCAGATTTCTGACCTGGACCTCTTTAAAGTAGAGCTACATACAGGAGAAATTAGGACTACCAGGAAGATGGGAGATGAGAGTGGAACCACTTTCAACCTGACCGTGGTGGTCCGAGACAATGGAGAGCCTTCGCTGTCCGCGTCTGTGGCCATTACAGTAGCTGTAGTGGATAGGGTTTCCAAAATCCTCCCTGACACTCAGAGACATGTGAGAAGTCCTCGGACACACTCTGAAATTACACTTTATCTAATAATAGCATTAAGCACAgtgtcttttatatttcttttgacaATCATTGTTTTGAGCATCATCAAGTGCTACCGCTACACCGCTTATGGCACTGCGTGCTGTGGAGGCTTCTGTGGAGTGCGGGAGAGGTGCCCTGCAGAACTCTACAAACAGGCCAACAACAATATTGATGCCAGGATACCGCACGGCCTCAAAGTGCAGCCTCACTTCATTGAAGTGCGAGGGAACGGCTCCCTCACCAAGACCTACTGCTACAAGGCCTGTCTGACAGCAGGCTCAGGGAGTGACACTTTCATGTTTTACAACACAGGGGCGCAGACAGGACTGGGACCTGGGGGAGCCCAAGCAGCAGCAGGTGACAGCAGGCATCTCACAGGCCAAAGTGGGCAGAGTGCTGGGAACCTGATTATTCTAAAAAACGAAGCTGTTTCTCAAAATGAG CCCCGACATCCCAACCCTGACTGGCGTTACTCTGCCTCCCTGAGAGCAGGAATGCACAG CTCTGTGCACCTGGAAGAGGCTGGCATTCTACGAGCTGGTCCAGGAGGGCCTGATCAGCAGTGGCCAACAGTATCCAGTGCGACACCAG AACCAGAGGCAGGAGAGGTGTCCCCTCCAGTCGGTGCTGGTGTCAACAGCAACAGCTGGACCTTTAAATACGGACCAGGCAACCCCAAACAATCTGGTCCCG AACCTAAAAAGCAGACCCAAGTCTCCTTTCTCCTCCGCCACAAAGGAGAGGCTTCCCAGCCCCGCCAGTGA